The Melospiza melodia melodia isolate bMelMel2 chromosome 23, bMelMel2.pri, whole genome shotgun sequence genome contains a region encoding:
- the KAT6A gene encoding histone acetyltransferase KAT6A gives MVKLANPLYTEWILEAIKKVKKQKQRPSEERICNAVSSSHGLDRKTVLEQLELSVKDGTILKVSNKGLNSYKDPDNPGRIALPKPRNHGKLDGKPNVDWNKLIKRAIEGLAESSGSSLKNIERFLKGQKDVAALFGGGAASIFHQQLRLAVKRAVGHGRLLKDGPLYQLNTKATTNADGKESFESLSCLPPVCLLPHEKDKPVAEPIPICSFCLGTKEQNREKKPEELISCADCGNSGHPSCLKFSPELTVRVKALRWQCIECKTCSSCRDQGKNADNMLFCDSCDRGFHMECCDPPLTRMPKGMWICQICRPRKKGRKLLQKKAAQIKRRYANPIGRPKNRLKNQNTTSKGPFSKVRTGPGRGRKRKMALSNQSASSEGAFLEQTDGLDFCRDGSNTLKFNKKTKGLIDGLTKFFTPSPDGRKARGEVVDYSQQYRIRKKGTRKSSTSEWPTDNQDGWDGKQETEERFFGGQDVLNEKDMELFRDIQEQALQKVGVTGPPDPQVRCPSVIEFGKYEIQTWYSSPYPQEYSRLPKLYLCEFCLKYMKSRTILQQHMKKCGWFHPPANEIYRKNNISVFEVDGNVSTIYCQNLCLLAKLFLDHKTLYYDVEPFLFYVLTQNDVKGCHLVGYFSKEKHCQQKYNVSCIMILPQYQRKGYGRFLIDFSYLLSKREGQAGSPEKPLSDLGRLSYMAYWKSVILECLYHQRDKQLSIKKLSKLTGICPQDITSTLHHLRMLDFRSDQFVIIRREKLIQEHMAKLRTNVRPIDVDAECLRWTPVIVSNSVVSEDEEEETEDGENEEQQKQKEKDPETSMVKSVSWEKKEQEPYSPPESEKKPDIVAPANSTRPNKHIFSLDSLPANSQPSRRGRWNRKSKKVHEPFCEKEPALPMEEKTAAPSGRCSECEEKSTASRGRCSDCEEKSVALQGRCGECEEKSPASRGRYAEDDEKSAASQGQYGKGEKSAVPHRQHSETVERWRGQLKKNTEPLKCRFPEDCDRLPRRYSDGDRGLLRCFSESSEEEDDEPVSPRSSSPPVLTKPTLKRKKPILHRKRRVRKRKHHNSSVVTETISETTEVLDEPFEDSDSERPMPQLEPTFEIEEEEEEEEEDEEEESELSSGGYFQHLAQPDTLRHRPSSKRKSRDEEESDDNNGNPPLKPLSMLRNSEAKDSSLEPDTSTPVKKKKGWPKGKSRKPVHWKKRPGRKPGFKMNREEVPLSAQDEIADEVAANSKPGRKAKISDKEECVEQKDLPLTEERKEEDVNMEAEEVGEGEEEDIASSEVRAVSPVDSNSSPVPEVKEPEIEEEVEEKPRILEEQRQSEEEQQELDEPEHDHEEEEEVAVVTNQNEDHDADDEDDGHPESLKKKELEEQPVKEGVKEEPQVQECFLETSIPSSREDAKEKDEAEADSEEEQASNETSVGSEHVPGSEDDHEEEQSNKEGLIELKEEEEIPHSELDLETVQAVQSLTQEESNEHDVAYQDCEETLAACQTLQSYTQTEEDPQISMVEDCQASEHNSPISSVQSHPSQSVRSVSSPNVPALESSYTQISPEQGSLSAPSMQNMETSPMMDVPSVSDHSQQVVDSGFSDLGSIESTTENYENPSSYDSTMGGSICGNNSSQSSCSYGGLSSSSSLTQNSCVVTQQMANIGSSCSMMQQNSVQPAANCNIKSPQSCVVERPPSNQQPTTQPQQQQPQSQQPQPPPPPQQQPPLSQCSMNNSFTPAPMIMEIPESGSTGNISIYERIPGDFGAGSYSQPSATFSLAKLQQLTNTIMDPHAMPYSHSPAVTSYATSVSLSNTGLAQLAPSHPLAGTPQAQATMTPPPNLASTTMNLTSPLLQCNMSATNIGIPHTQRLQGQMPVKGHISIRSKSAPLPSASAHQQQLYGRSPPAVAMQAGPRTLAVQRGMNMGVNLMPAAPYNVNSMNMNLNAMNSYRMTQPMMNSSYHSNPAYMNQTAQYPMQMQMGMMGSQAYTQQPMQPNPHGNMMYTGPSHHSYMNAAGVPKQSLNGPYMRR, from the exons CCGGTTGCTGAACCAATCCCAATTTGCAGTTTCTGCCTTGGTACAAAAGAGCAGAATCGGGAGAAGAAACCTGAGGAGCTCATCTCTTGTGCTGACTGTGGCAACAGTG GTCATCCGTCCTGTTTGAAGTTCTCTCCAGAGCTGACGGTGCGAGTGAAAGCCTTGCGGTGGCAATGCATCGAGTGCAAAACCTGCAGCTCCTGTAGAGACCAAGGAAAAAATGCT GATAACATGCTATTTTGTGACTCCTGTGACCGTGGCTTTCACATGGAATGCTGTGATCCTCCTCTTACCAGGATGCCGAAAG GTATGTGGATATGTCAAATATGTCGACCacggaagaaaggaagaaaactttTACAGAAGAAGGCAGCACAGATCAAAAGGCGCTATGCTAACCCAATAGGACGTCCCAAAAACAGGTTAAAGAATCAAAACACAAC ATCAAAAGGTCCTTTCAGCAAAGTTCGCACCGGTCCCGGTCGGGGTCGGAAGCGTAAAATGGCTCTGTCCAACCAGTCAGCATCATCAGAAGGAGCATTCCTGGAGCAGACAGATGGCCTGGACTTCTGCAGAGATGGCAGCAACACCTTGAAGTTTAACAAGAAAACCAAAGGGCTTATAGATGGCCTTACTAAATTCTTCACTCCTTCCCCCGACGGGCGAAAAGCTCGAGGAGAAGTGGTTGATTATTCTCAGCAGTACAGGATCAGGAAAAAGGGTACCAGGAAATCCAGCACTTCAGAGTGGCCCACAG ACAATCAGGATGGCTGGGATGGAAAACAAGAAACTGAGGAGCGTTTTTTTGGAGGCCAGGATGTCTTGAATGAAAAGGACATGGAGTTGTTTCGAGATATTCAGGAACAAGCACTGCAG AAAGTAGGGGTGACTGGGCCTCCTGATCCACAAGTCCGCTGCCCTTCTGTTATAGAATTTGGCAAATACGAAATCCAGACCTGGTACTCCTCCCCATATCCACAGGAATACTCAAG GCTACCGAAGTTGTACCTTTGTGAATTCTGTCTAAAATACATGAAAAGCAGAACTATTCTCCAACAGCATATGAAGAAATGTGGGTGGTTTCATCCTCCAGCCAATGAAATTTACAGAAAAAATAATATATCAGTCTTTGAG GTTGATGGCAATGTCAGCACTATCTACTGCCAGAATTTGTGCTTGCTAGCTAAACTCTTCTTGGATCACAAGACTCTCTATTATGATGTGGAGCCATTTCTTTTCTATGTGCTGACACAGAATGATGTTAAGGGCTGTCACCTTGTTGGCTACTTTTCCAAG GAAAAACACTGCCAACAGAAGTACAATGTTTCCTGCATCATGATTCTTCCACAATACCAGCGTAAGGGCTATGGCAGGTTCCTAATTGACTTCA gCTATTTGCTGTCAAAGCGTGAGGGTCAGGCAGGATCCCCAGAGAAGCCCCTGTCAGACCTGGGGCGCCTGTCATACATGGCTTATTGGAAAAGTGTCATACTGGAGTGCCTTTATCATCAACGTGACAAGCAATTAAGCATCAAGAAGTTGAGTAAGCTGACTGGAATCTGCCCTCAAGACATCACTTCCACCCTGCATCACCTACGAATGCTTGACTTCCGCAGTGATCA ATTTGTGATCATCCGTCGTGAGAAGCTCATCCAGGAGCACATGGCAAAGCTCAGAACCAACGTGCGACCCATCGATGTGGATGCAGAGTGTCTGCGCTGGACGCCGGTCATCGTTTCCAACTCAGTTGTCTCTGAAGATGAAGAAGAGGAAACAGAGGATGGGgaaaatgaagagcagcaaaagcagaaagaaaaggatCCAGAGACCAGT ATGGTAAAATCCGTGTCATgggagaagaaagagcaagagccTTACTCACCACCAGAGAGTGAAAAAAAGCCAGACATCGTTGCTCCAGCCAATTCTACACGACCAAACAAGCACATTTTTTCCCTGGATAGTCTTCCTGCAAACAGTCAGCCATCACGAAGAGGTCGATGGAACCGCAAGAGCAAAAAAGTTCACGAGCCCTTTTGTGAGAAGGAGCCAGCATTGCCCATGGAGGAAAAAACAGCAGCTCCCAGTGGAAGGTGCAGTGAGTGTGAGGAAAAGTCAACAGCCTCACGAGGCAGGTGCAGTGACTGTGAGGAGAAGTCAGTGGCCTTGCAGGgaaggtgtggggaatgtgaggaGAAATCTCCAGCCTCCAGAGGCCGCTACGCTGAGGATGATGAAAAATCTGCAGCTTCCCAGGGACAGTATGGCAAAGGTGAAAAATCTGCAGTTCCCCATCGGCAGCACAGTGAAACTGTGGAGAGGTGGAGGGGCCAGTTGAAAAAGAACACAGAGCCACTGAAATGCAGATTCCCAGAGGACTGCGACAGATTACCCCGGCGCTACAGTGACGGTGACAGGGGACTCCTGAGGTGTTTCAGTGAGAGCAGTGAAGAGGAAGATGATGAGCCTGTGAGTCCTAGATCAAGCTCTCCACCTGTTCTCACCAAGCCAACATTGAAACGAAAG AAACCGATTCTCCATCGGAAGAGGCGGGTCCGCAAGCGCAAGCACCACAACAGCAGCGTTGTCACTGAAACAATCTCAGAAACCACAGAAGTGCTGGATGAACCATTTGAGGACTCAGACTCTGAACGACCAATGCCTCAATTAGAGCCTACCTTTGAgattgaggaggaggaagaggaggaggaggaggatgaagaagaggagaGTGAACTTTCATCCGGTGGATACTTTCAGCACTTAGCCCAACCAGACACACTCAGGCACAGACCCTCCTCTAAGAGGAAGTCCAGAGATGAAGAGGAGTCTGATGACAATAATG GTAACCCACCCTTGAAACCGTTATCTATGCTGAGGAATAGTGAAGCAAAAGATTCTTCACTTGAGCCAGATACTTCCACACCTGTGAAAAAGAAGAAGGGATGGCCAAAAGGGAAAAGCCGAAAACCAGTCCACTGGAAGAAAAGGCCTGGTAGAAAACCAGGATTTAAAATGAACCGGGAAGAGGTGCCACTGTCAGCTCAGGATGAAATAGCTGATGAAGTGGCAGCCAATTCAAAACCAGGACGTAAAGCCAAAATTTCAGATAAGGAAGAATGTGTTGAGCAGAAGGACCTGCCTCTGAccgaggaaaggaaagaggaagatGTGAATATGGAAGCAGAAGAGGTAGGAGAGGGAGAAGAGGAAGACATAGCCAGCAGTGAAGTAAGAGCAGTTTCTCCTGTGGACAGCAACAGCAGTCCAGTGCCAGAAGTCAAAGAACCTGAGATAGAAGAGGAAGTAGAGGAGAAGCCACGGATTTTAGAAGAGCAGAGGCAATCAGAAGAAGAGCAGCAAGAATTAGATGAACCTGAACACGACcatgaggaagaagaggaagttGCAGTAGTGACAAATCAAAACGAAGATCACGACGCTGATGATGAAGACGATGGTCATCCAGAGTCTTTGAAGAAAAAAGAATTGGAGGAACAGCCTGTTAAAGAAGGGGTGAAGGAGGAGCCTCAGGTGCAAGAATGTTTTTTAGAAACAAGCATCCCAAGCAGTAGAGAAGATGCAAAAGAAAAagatgaagcagaggcagattcTGAGGAAGAGCAGGCTTCCAACGAGACATCAGTGGGCTCAGAGCACGTCCCTGGGTCTGAAGATGATCACGAAGAAGAGCAGAGTAATAAAGAGGGGTTAATTGAAttaaaggaagaggaggagattcCTCATAGTGAACTAGATCTTGAAACTGTTCAAGCAGTCCAGTCCTTGACACAGGAGGAAAGCAATGAGCACGATGTAGCTTACCAGGACTGTGAAGAAACTCTTGCAGCTTGTCAGACTTTGCAGAGCTATACCCAGACTGAGGAGGATCCTCAGATATCAATGGTTGAAGATTGCCAGGCCTCAGAACACAACAGTCCAATATCCTCTGTTCAGTCCCACCCCAGCCAGTCCGTGCGTTCTGTCAGCAGCCCCAACGTGCCTGCTCTGGAGAGCAGCTACACCCAgatcagccctgagcaaggaTCCCTGTCCGCACCCTCTATGCAGAACATGGAGACCAGCCCCATGATGGATGTGCCTTCAGTATCGGACCACTCCCAGCAGGTGGTGGATAGTGGCTTCAGTGACCTTGGCAGCATTGAGAGCACTACAGAGAATTATGAAAACCCCAGCAGCTATGACTCCACGATGGGAGGCAGCATTTGTGGAAATAActcttcccagagcagctgttcgTACGGAGGACTGTCTTCTTCCAGCAGCCTCACTCAGAACAGTTGTGTTGTCACTCAGCAAATGGCAAACATTGGCAGCAGTTGCAGCATGATGCAGCAAAACAGCGTCCAGCCTGCAGCTAACTGTAATATCAAGTCACCTCAGAGCTGTGTAGTAGAAAGGCCCCCGAGTAACCAGCAACCAACaacacagccacagcagcagcagcctcagtcccagcagccacagcccccacctccACCGCAGCAGCAACCTCCATTATCTCAGTGTAGCATGAACAACAGCTTCACCCCAGCACCTATGATCATGGAAATACCCGAGTCAGGCAGCACCGGTAACATAAGCATCTACGAGAGGATTCCAGGGGATTTTGGTGCCGGGAGCTATTCACAACCATCAGCCACGTTCAGTTTAGCCAAGTTGCAGCAGCTGACAAACACCATAATGGACCCTCATGCCATGCCTTATAGCCATTCTCCTGCTGTGACTTCCTATGCAACCAGCGTTTCTCTCTCCAACACGGGGCTGGCTCAGCTGGCTCCTTCTCACCCCCTGGCCGGCACCCCGCAAGCACAAGCCACCATGACGCCCCCGCCCAACCTGGCCTCCACCACCATGAACCTCACCTCCCCTCTGCTGCAGTGCAACATGTCGGCCACCAACATCGGCATCCCGCACacgcagcggctgcaggggcagatGCCCGTCAAGGGGCACATCTCCATCCGCTCCAAATCGGCgcccctgccctctgccagcgcccaccagcagcagctgtacGGCCGCAGCCCCCCGGCCGTGGCCATGCAGGCCGGGCCCCGGACCTTGGCCGTGCAGCGCGGCATGAACATGGGCGTCAACCTGATGCCCGCGGCGCCCTACAACGTCAACTCCATGAACATGAACCTGAACGCCATGAACAGCTACAGGATGACGCAGCCCATGATGAACAGCAGCTACCACAGCAACCCTGCCTACATGAACCAGACAGCACAGTATCCTATGCAGATGCAGATGGGAATGATGGGGAGCCAGGCCTATACCCAGCAGCCTATGCAGCCAAACCCTCACGGGAACATGATGTACACTGGTCCCTCCCATCACAGCTACATGAACGCTGCTGGGGTGCCCAAGCAGTCTCTTAACGGACCATACATGAGAAGATGA